A segment of the Lentisphaerota bacterium genome:
TGAGCGCCTGACGCTTTTCCTCGAAGGCCGTGACACGGTTGGTCGTTTCGCCGTCGGACAAAAGAAAGGTGAAATACGCCGGCGTGTCACAGAGTTTCTTGCTCACGACGTCCCCCGGCCACACTGAGCTTTGTTGAAGCTCCTGGCGTTCGATGTTGGCGTCAATCACCGCCATCCAGATGCGCCGACCTTTTTCTTTCATCGTCGTCGCCTGGGTCTGATTGATCGCGCCCCGAATCGCCGGTGTCACCGTGAAGACCAGAACCGCGAGAATCACGAGCACCACCAACAGGTCGATGATGGTGAATCCCTGATGATTGCGAACCGTCATGGCTAACGTCCTTCTGTCCGAAACGCCTCTTAGGAACGGGCTAAACCGTTGCGGATGAGTGTGACACGCCGCTCGTGATCCGTCAATTAAAAAAGTCCCGCCCTGATTTGCGGACTTGCCTTTCGCCCGCCCGCATGCTAGCGTTAATCCCCTTGCGTGGCGCTGCGCCCATTTCACACTAGAGGGTCTCATGTCTCACGTCCCATTTCGCCGCCTGCTCTGCCTGTTGCTGGTCCAGTGGCCGCTCGCCGACCGGATCGGCCGGGCCGGAGAACGCGTGGCGGCCACAGGGGCATCCTGGCCGATTTCGCGGGGCGATGCGGCGTTGACCGGCACCACTCCCGCGCGGCCGCCCGGAAAACCGGCGCTGCGCTGGAGCGTTGACGCGAAGGCGAAGATTGTGGCGGCGCCGGTCATCCATGACGGAACCGTCTTCGCGGCGGCGGCCGACGGGACGGTGCACGCCCTGCGGCTGGCCGACGGCGTGCCGCTCTGGACTTTCAAAGCCGGCGCCGGGATCGAGGCCTCGCCGCTGGTGGCCGACGGTTTTCTCTACGCCGGTGATCTCGACGGCAAGCTTTACGCGCTGGAGGCCGCGTCGGGCCGACGCGCGTGGGTGTATGCCACTGAGGGGCAGATCATGGGCGGGCCGAATCGCGCACCGGGCGATCCACCGCTCATCCTGGCGGGCAGTTACGACCGCCTTCTGCATGCCGTGAACGCCCGCACCGGGGAGCGGGTCTGGGCCTACGAGACCGGGAACTCCATCAACGGCCTGCCGGCGGTCGGCAACGGGATCGCGCTGGTGGGCGGTTGCGATGAACGGGTGCATGCGGTCCGGCTGAAGGACGGTGCCGCCGCCGCCGTCTTTCCGGCGGGCTCCTATGTCGCCGCCTCGCCTGCCGTGCGGGACGGCGTGGCGTATGTCGGCCACTACCAGGGCGAGGTGCTTGCCCTGGATCTGACGAAGAACCAGGTTCGCTGGCGCTTTGCGGCGGCAGACGCCCCCGCGTTCTTCGCGTCCGTCGCGGTGACCTCCACGCGCGTCCTGGCCGCGAGTCGCGCGGGCGTCGTGCACTGCCTCTCCCGCGACACCGGCCGGGAGATCTGGCGCTTCCAGGCCCAAGACGAGATCGATAGTTCCCCCGTGGTCGCCCGGGACCGGGTGCTCTTCGGATCGCGCGACGGACGGCTCACCATGCTTCGGTACGACACGGGTGAGCTCCTGTGGTCATATCTGGTGGGGAGCCCGATCACCGCCGCCGTCGCCGTCGTGGACGGATGGATCGTGGTTGGCGCAGCCGATGGCGTCCTCTACGCGTTCGGAGAGGGAAAATGAACATCGTCCACATTGTGCCTGGCTCCGGCGGCGGCTTCTATTGCCAAAACTGTGTCCGCGATATCGGGCTGGTAAAGGCCCTGCAGGCCGCCGGCCATGACGTGCTGTTCGTGCCGATGTATCTTCCCTTCCTGGAGCCGGTCGGCGGCACCGTCGCTCAGGCACCGGTGTTCTACGGCGCGGTCAATGTCTATTTACAGCATAAAATCCCGTTTTACAACCGGCTGCCGGCGTCGTGGCGGCGTCGACTGGATGCGCCCGGCGTGCTACGCTGGGCTGCGGCGAAGGCTGGGACCACCGAAGCCGATGGGCTCGGCGATCTCACACTCGGCGTGCTCGACGGCCCGGATGGCCCCCACCGGCGCGAGCTCGAGCAGATGACGGATTGGCTGAAGACGCAGCCCCGGCCGGATATCGTGCATGTCTCCAACGCGCTGCTGCTGGGGCTGGCACCAACCCTTCGCGACGCCCTGGGCGCGAGGATCGTGTGCACGTTGCAAGACGAGGACACGTGGCTGGACGCGCTCCCGCCGCCCTATCGCGAGCGAGGCTGGCAGCGCGTCGCCGAGCTGAGCCGCTCGGTGGATGCGTTCACGCCGGTCAGCGCCTATTATGCGGGAAAGATGCGGAAACGCCTGAACCTGACTGAGGCCCGGTGCCATACGATACCGATCGGCATCGACGTGGACGCCTGTGCGCCGCCGCCAACGGCACCCGCGACGCCAACCCTGGGTTTTCTTTCCGAACTGACGCCTCCTCACGGGCTGGACATTCTGGTGGAGGCTTTTCTGGCGTTGCGGCGCCGCCCCGAGCTGGCCAGCCTCCGGTTGCGCATCACAGGCGGCAACCGCGACGCGCACACGCCGTTCCTCGCACGGATACGCGCACGCATCGCCGCGTCGGAACACGCCGCAGCAGTCGAATTCGTCGATGCCTGCCACGAACCCCATCGCATCGCCTTTCTCCAGTCGCTCAGCGTGCTGTCGGTTCCCGCCATCCGGCCCGAGGCGTTCGGGCTGTTCCAGATTGAGGCCATGGCCTGCGGCGTCCCCGTGGTGCAGCCCCGGCTGGGCGCCTATCCGGAGATCGTCGCCGCCACCGGCGGCGGCGTGATTTACGATGGACCGGGGGCCGGGGCGCTGGCCGAAGCCCTGTTTCCCCTGCTGGCGGATCCGGCGCTCGCCGCGCGCATCGGCGCGGTCGGCCGCGCGACGGTGGTCGAAAAATTCAGTTTGGCGCGGATGGCCGCAGAGATGACCCGCGTGTATCGCCTCGTGCGCGAGGGCCGACCGTAACGGTCCGGCGAGGCCGGCCTGTTTCCAACTGGAGGAATGGAATGACGCCCGTGCTTGAATT
Coding sequences within it:
- a CDS encoding Pyrrolo-quinoline quinone, translating into MSHVPFRRLLCLLLVQWPLADRIGRAGERVAATGASWPISRGDAALTGTTPARPPGKPALRWSVDAKAKIVAAPVIHDGTVFAAAADGTVHALRLADGVPLWTFKAGAGIEASPLVADGFLYAGDLDGKLYALEAASGRRAWVYATEGQIMGGPNRAPGDPPLILAGSYDRLLHAVNARTGERVWAYETGNSINGLPAVGNGIALVGGCDERVHAVRLKDGAAAAVFPAGSYVAASPAVRDGVAYVGHYQGEVLALDLTKNQVRWRFAAADAPAFFASVAVTSTRVLAASRAGVVHCLSRDTGREIWRFQAQDEIDSSPVVARDRVLFGSRDGRLTMLRYDTGELLWSYLVGSPITAAVAVVDGWIVVGAADGVLYAFGEGK
- a CDS encoding glycosyltransferase family 4 protein — translated: MDRGWRSRWRPLRVRRGKMNIVHIVPGSGGGFYCQNCVRDIGLVKALQAAGHDVLFVPMYLPFLEPVGGTVAQAPVFYGAVNVYLQHKIPFYNRLPASWRRRLDAPGVLRWAAAKAGTTEADGLGDLTLGVLDGPDGPHRRELEQMTDWLKTQPRPDIVHVSNALLLGLAPTLRDALGARIVCTLQDEDTWLDALPPPYRERGWQRVAELSRSVDAFTPVSAYYAGKMRKRLNLTEARCHTIPIGIDVDACAPPPTAPATPTLGFLSELTPPHGLDILVEAFLALRRRPELASLRLRITGGNRDAHTPFLARIRARIAASEHAAAVEFVDACHEPHRIAFLQSLSVLSVPAIRPEAFGLFQIEAMACGVPVVQPRLGAYPEIVAATGGGVIYDGPGAGALAEALFPLLADPALAARIGAVGRATVVEKFSLARMAAEMTRVYRLVREGRP